One genomic region from Hyalangium ruber encodes:
- the traA gene encoding outer membrane exchange protein TraA family protein yields the protein MLLSSAFRVSLFVLVALGGGLAPDSAQAQPIQVVLTGDPIAPLPNQQGTGLCSASSSSQNPAADFPQNAAAYNAGINAFMETQAGSRLTSVLRTPLDLSNNNSSGMQASYGDFTNAVPGCGVGGCGFAYNGTTTSFATRLRGLLAVPNDWVSQPVHLGFYTDDSVSLTLFDRNQTAYAVITRPPQIGFSAWRTTNSVVFNQPGLYGIEVLYTENYEHAALEMSFLKGAFTDFERPAQQAPVINLRDQGFVLFAPELFYQTERGHPSSIDLTQCTQCERQFVNAPGSSGCAPGTHCNSAALCSPCNTELYCGAACTPCQAATPFCVNQNGEFACAQCRQDSDCPPPDACHTVACSPMGTCTFPSVADGTACPGGTCQDGSCVAVDAGTPDAGSSPDGGAGADAGSSGPDAGGSDEDGGTTPGNPDGSVSGPDGGPSEGTPDSGTSADAGTRPGGGDETAEGGCGCGSGMSALAPLALLGLPLVLRRLRRRQGAR from the coding sequence ATGCTCCTGTCGTCAGCCTTCCGCGTGTCCCTGTTCGTCCTTGTCGCCTTGGGGGGAGGGTTGGCGCCTGACTCCGCTCAGGCCCAGCCGATCCAGGTCGTCCTCACTGGGGATCCCATCGCACCGCTGCCAAACCAGCAGGGGACGGGGCTCTGCTCTGCCTCGAGCAGCTCCCAGAATCCCGCAGCCGATTTTCCCCAGAACGCAGCGGCCTATAACGCGGGCATCAACGCCTTCATGGAGACGCAGGCGGGATCTCGGCTCACCAGTGTTCTCCGCACGCCGCTGGACCTGTCGAACAACAACAGCTCGGGGATGCAGGCGAGCTACGGCGACTTCACCAACGCGGTACCAGGTTGTGGCGTTGGCGGTTGTGGCTTCGCTTACAACGGCACCACCACCTCCTTCGCCACGCGCCTGCGTGGATTGCTTGCCGTGCCGAACGACTGGGTGAGCCAGCCGGTGCATTTGGGCTTCTACACGGATGATTCCGTCAGCCTGACGCTCTTCGACAGGAACCAGACGGCCTACGCGGTCATCACCCGGCCACCGCAGATTGGATTCTCCGCCTGGCGAACCACGAACAGCGTGGTCTTCAACCAGCCGGGGCTCTACGGTATCGAGGTGCTCTACACCGAGAATTACGAGCATGCCGCGCTCGAGATGTCGTTCCTCAAGGGCGCGTTCACGGACTTCGAGCGCCCGGCACAGCAGGCGCCCGTCATCAATCTCAGGGACCAGGGCTTCGTGCTCTTCGCGCCCGAGCTGTTCTATCAGACCGAGCGAGGACACCCCTCGTCGATCGATCTCACGCAATGCACGCAGTGCGAGCGGCAGTTCGTCAACGCGCCAGGAAGCAGCGGCTGTGCTCCGGGCACCCATTGCAACAGCGCGGCGCTGTGCTCGCCCTGCAACACGGAACTCTACTGCGGAGCCGCATGCACCCCCTGCCAGGCGGCGACGCCCTTCTGTGTGAACCAGAATGGCGAGTTCGCCTGCGCGCAGTGCCGGCAGGACTCGGACTGCCCACCTCCCGATGCGTGCCACACCGTGGCCTGTAGCCCGATGGGGACGTGTACCTTCCCCTCCGTGGCGGATGGCACCGCCTGCCCAGGAGGCACTTGCCAGGACGGCTCGTGCGTTGCTGTCGATGCGGGGACGCCGGATGCCGGTTCGTCACCGGATGGGGGCGCGGGAGCGGATGCGGGCAGCTCTGGGCCCGACGCGGGAGGCTCGGATGAGGACGGAGGGACGACGCCGGGAAACCCGGATGGCTCGGTCTCCGGCCCGGACGGAGGCCCGAGCGAGGGCACGCCCGACTCCGGGACGAGCGCCGACGCGGGCACGAGGCCTGGAGGCGGGGACGAGACGGCGGAGGGGGGCTGCGGCTGTGGCAGCGGCATGTCGGCTCTGGCCCCTCTGGCGCTACTGGGCCTACCCCTGGTGCTGCGGCGGTTGCGGCGCAGGCAAGGGGCTCGGTGA
- a CDS encoding helix-turn-helix transcriptional regulator, which produces MRAARMRAGFTQADLAASIGKAPEVYGRLERGKMLPSVPTLFRLCVALRSGPHELMGFAPVASLPQAAQLEVPPELAHSPEVRRLLRLLGRLQGLQLKLILRLVLAFLAEPKRPRRQRRDRR; this is translated from the coding sequence TTGCGAGCGGCGCGGATGCGCGCGGGGTTCACCCAGGCCGACCTTGCCGCGAGCATCGGCAAGGCTCCGGAGGTCTACGGGCGGCTAGAGCGCGGGAAGATGCTTCCCAGCGTGCCCACGCTGTTCCGGCTGTGCGTGGCCCTGCGAAGTGGCCCTCACGAGCTGATGGGCTTTGCCCCCGTGGCCAGTCTGCCGCAAGCGGCACAGCTCGAAGTACCGCCCGAGCTGGCGCACTCGCCGGAAGTGCGGCGCCTCCTGCGCCTACTGGGACGGCTTCAAGGTCTACAGCTCAAGCTGATCTTGCGCCTCGTGCTGGCCTTCCTAGCTGAGCCCAAGCGCCCCCGGCGCCAGAGGAGAGATCGGAGATGA